One stretch of Actinacidiphila sp. DG2A-62 DNA includes these proteins:
- the pyk gene encoding pyruvate kinase: MRRAKIVCTLGPATESYDQIKALVEAGMDVARLNLSHGSYAEHEDRYRRVRKAADETGRSVGVLADLQGPKIRLGRFAEGPVLLERGDEFTITVDDIEGDQQICGTTYKGLAADVARGERILVDDGRVTLEVTDVEGPRVHTMCIEGGMISDHKGLNLPGVAVSVPALSDKDVRDLRWALRTGADVIALSFVRSGRDVDDVLRIMAEEGRRVPVIAKIEKPQAVENLDEIVDAFDGIMVARGDLGVEMPLEAVPLVQKRAVALARRNAKPVIVATQMLDSMIDNSRPTRAEASDVANAVIDGTDAVMLSGETSVGKYPIETVKVMSRIVAAAEADILAAGLPPLTESNKPRTQGGAVARAAAEMGDFLGARFLVAFTQSGDTVRRLSRYRSPIPVLAFTPEQSTRSQLTLTWGVETFLGPTVQTTDEMVQQVDEELLRIGRCKKGDTVVITAGSPPGMPGTTNMVRVHRIGEDDSPRPRS; encoded by the coding sequence ACGAGGACCGCTACCGACGGGTCCGCAAGGCGGCCGACGAGACCGGCCGCAGCGTGGGCGTGCTCGCCGACCTTCAGGGCCCGAAGATCAGGCTCGGCCGCTTCGCCGAGGGCCCGGTACTCCTTGAACGCGGCGACGAGTTCACCATCACCGTCGACGACATCGAGGGCGACCAGCAGATCTGCGGCACCACGTACAAGGGGCTGGCCGCCGACGTCGCCCGCGGCGAGCGCATCCTGGTCGACGACGGCCGGGTCACGCTGGAGGTCACCGACGTCGAGGGGCCGCGGGTGCACACCATGTGCATCGAGGGCGGCATGATCTCCGACCACAAGGGCCTCAACCTGCCCGGTGTGGCCGTATCGGTGCCCGCCCTGTCCGACAAGGACGTACGCGACCTGCGCTGGGCGCTGCGCACCGGCGCCGACGTGATCGCGCTGTCCTTCGTGCGCAGCGGACGGGACGTGGACGACGTGCTGCGGATCATGGCCGAGGAGGGCCGCCGGGTCCCGGTCATCGCCAAGATCGAGAAGCCGCAGGCGGTGGAGAACCTCGACGAGATCGTCGACGCCTTCGACGGCATCATGGTCGCCCGCGGCGACCTCGGCGTGGAGATGCCGCTGGAGGCGGTGCCGCTGGTGCAGAAGCGCGCGGTCGCGCTCGCCCGGCGCAACGCCAAGCCGGTCATCGTCGCCACCCAGATGCTCGACTCGATGATCGACAACTCCCGGCCGACGCGCGCCGAGGCCAGCGACGTGGCCAACGCGGTCATCGACGGCACCGACGCGGTGATGCTCTCCGGCGAGACCAGCGTCGGCAAGTACCCCATCGAGACGGTCAAGGTGATGTCGCGGATCGTGGCCGCCGCCGAGGCCGACATCCTCGCCGCCGGGCTGCCGCCGCTGACCGAGAGCAACAAGCCCCGCACCCAGGGCGGCGCGGTGGCCCGCGCCGCCGCCGAGATGGGCGACTTCCTCGGCGCCCGCTTCCTGGTCGCCTTCACCCAGTCCGGCGACACCGTGCGCCGGCTCTCCCGCTACCGCTCGCCGATCCCCGTGCTCGCCTTCACCCCCGAGCAGTCCACCCGCTCCCAGCTCACCCTGACCTGGGGCGTGGAGACCTTCCTCGGCCCGACCGTGCAGACCACCGACGAGATGGTCCAGCAGGTCGACGAGGAACTGCTGCGCATCGGCCGCTGCAAGAAGGGCGACACCGTCGTCATCACCGCGGGCTCGCCGCCCGGAATGCCCGGTACCACCAACATGGTGCGGGTGCACCGCATCGGCGAGGACGACTCGCCGCGCCCCCGTTCGTAA
- a CDS encoding branched-chain amino acid ABC transporter substrate-binding protein, whose product MLILTSVLTTGALTLTACGSRSDDSKKSGGSDTGGAKTTVVIGVDAPLTGQNSSTGLGLQYGTKIAVDDANAKNLVPGVTFAVKALDDKALPATGQQNATALVQESDVIGAVGPLNSGVAQSMQQVFASANMVEISPANTNPTLTQGKDWATGKKVRPFKTYFRTATTDANQGGFAADYAYNTLKKKNAFVVDDKQTYGAGLAGIFHQKFAALGGKIAGSDHVNTGDTDYSTLVTKIKNSHADMLYYGGQYDESELITKQLKAAGVNIPLMGGDGMFSDTYIKTAGKAAEGDLATSVGVPATTLPAAKDFISTYKSKGYPGDYGTYGTYSYDAAMAIINAVKAVMDANGGKLPTDARSQVVAQVQKADFEGISGHISFDEFGDTTNKQLTVYQVKNGAWAAVKTGTYTG is encoded by the coding sequence TTGCTGATTCTGACCTCCGTGCTCACCACCGGAGCTCTCACCCTCACCGCCTGCGGGTCGCGCAGCGACGACAGCAAGAAGAGCGGCGGCAGCGACACCGGTGGTGCCAAGACGACGGTCGTGATCGGCGTCGACGCCCCCCTCACCGGCCAGAACTCCTCCACGGGCCTCGGCCTGCAGTACGGCACGAAGATCGCCGTGGACGACGCCAACGCCAAGAACCTCGTCCCGGGCGTCACCTTCGCGGTCAAGGCCCTCGACGACAAGGCGCTGCCCGCCACCGGCCAGCAGAACGCCACCGCGCTGGTCCAGGAGAGCGACGTCATCGGCGCCGTCGGCCCGCTGAACTCCGGCGTCGCCCAGTCGATGCAGCAGGTGTTCGCCTCCGCCAACATGGTCGAGATCTCGCCCGCCAACACCAACCCCACCCTCACCCAGGGCAAGGACTGGGCGACCGGCAAGAAGGTCCGCCCCTTCAAGACCTACTTCCGCACCGCCACCACCGACGCCAACCAGGGCGGCTTCGCGGCGGACTACGCCTACAACACGCTGAAGAAGAAGAACGCCTTCGTCGTCGACGACAAGCAGACCTACGGCGCCGGCCTCGCGGGCATCTTCCACCAGAAGTTCGCCGCGCTCGGCGGCAAGATCGCCGGCTCCGACCACGTCAACACCGGCGACACCGACTACTCGACCCTGGTCACCAAGATCAAGAACTCGCACGCCGACATGCTCTACTACGGCGGCCAGTACGACGAGTCCGAGCTGATCACCAAGCAGCTCAAGGCGGCCGGCGTCAACATCCCGCTGATGGGCGGCGACGGCATGTTCTCCGACACCTACATCAAGACCGCCGGCAAGGCCGCCGAGGGCGACCTGGCCACCTCCGTCGGCGTCCCGGCCACCACCCTGCCGGCCGCCAAGGACTTCATCAGCACCTACAAGTCCAAGGGCTACCCCGGCGACTACGGCACCTACGGCACCTACTCCTACGACGCGGCCATGGCGATCATCAACGCCGTCAAGGCCGTGATGGACGCCAACGGCGGCAAGCTGCCCACCGACGCCCGCAGCCAGGTCGTCGCCCAGGTCCAGAAGGCCGACTTCGAAGGCATCTCCGGCCACATCTCGTTCGACGAGTTCGGCGACACCACCAACAAGCAGCTCACCGTCTACCAGGTCAAGAACGGCGCCTGGGCCGCGGTGAAGACCGGCACGTACACCGGCTGA
- a CDS encoding branched-chain amino acid ABC transporter permease, with amino-acid sequence MTDIPLATAQAADEATVAGRRNAPFIPLPTNVARIAVIVGAVVTIASTFMSWTYTTAFPGDLTVSGYPGGLQVLTLIGGILTGVVALGAFGTKGLRWLNPSRSNNSVLLLALGTIGTTWYTVIDIAAKLGGFANLDPGGVVAAVGSLVLFLGALALPITRQPKDPDDHEYYELGRFAAFGLTARGWRLLRELRLAHADLPVSDPRKLHRALQWLAIVVVFAVGVKVFTYGLATDYSDIFIGFLIIVTFSFLGLGAAGLTRQFRQITQDNRAFAGVVGVLAAIAYPFAQNNEHWANLGVNILIFGTVALGLNIVVGLTGLLDLGYVAFLGVGAYAAALVSGSQFSIWSGVQFPFWAAALTGMAAALVFGVLIGAPTLRLRGDYLAIVTLGFGEIFRIVVNNLDGVSGPKVTNGPNGISQIPDLSIFGYNLGDSHEVGSVTLGRYGNYYLLMLLITVIVVLVFTRAADSRIGRSWIAIREDETAATAMGVNGFRVKLVAFALGASLAGLAGTVSAHVTYSVVPSPYQFSGAEPPNSAFLLAAVVLGGMGTVSGPILGAALLYLIPQKLDFLSRYELFAFGLALILIMRFRPEGIIANKRRQLEFHQDEATAPDQRPMGDDTVPAAGTAGA; translated from the coding sequence ATGACCGACATCCCCCTCGCCACCGCGCAGGCCGCCGACGAAGCAACCGTCGCAGGCCGCAGGAACGCCCCCTTCATCCCGCTGCCCACCAACGTCGCCCGCATCGCCGTCATCGTCGGCGCGGTCGTCACGATCGCCTCGACGTTCATGTCCTGGACCTACACCACCGCCTTCCCCGGCGACCTCACGGTCAGCGGCTACCCCGGCGGCCTGCAGGTCCTCACCCTCATCGGCGGCATCCTCACCGGAGTCGTCGCCCTCGGCGCCTTCGGCACCAAGGGCCTGCGCTGGCTCAACCCCAGCCGCAGCAACAACTCCGTCCTGCTGCTGGCGCTCGGCACCATCGGCACCACCTGGTACACCGTCATCGACATCGCCGCCAAACTCGGCGGCTTCGCCAACCTCGACCCCGGCGGCGTCGTCGCCGCCGTCGGCAGCCTCGTCCTCTTCCTCGGCGCCCTCGCCCTGCCCATCACCCGGCAGCCCAAGGACCCCGACGACCACGAGTACTACGAGCTGGGCCGGTTCGCCGCCTTCGGCCTGACCGCCCGCGGCTGGCGGCTGCTGCGCGAACTGCGCCTCGCCCACGCCGACCTGCCGGTCTCCGACCCGCGCAAACTGCACCGCGCGCTGCAGTGGCTCGCCATCGTCGTCGTCTTCGCCGTCGGCGTGAAGGTCTTCACCTACGGCCTGGCCACCGACTACAGCGACATCTTCATCGGCTTCCTGATCATCGTCACCTTCAGCTTCCTGGGCCTCGGCGCCGCCGGCCTGACCCGGCAGTTCCGCCAGATCACCCAGGACAACCGGGCCTTCGCCGGCGTCGTCGGCGTCCTCGCCGCCATCGCCTACCCGTTCGCCCAGAACAACGAGCACTGGGCCAACCTCGGCGTCAACATCCTCATCTTCGGCACCGTCGCCCTCGGCCTCAACATCGTCGTCGGCCTCACCGGCCTGCTCGACCTCGGCTACGTCGCCTTCCTCGGCGTCGGCGCCTACGCCGCCGCCCTGGTCTCCGGCTCCCAGTTCTCCATCTGGTCCGGCGTCCAGTTCCCGTTCTGGGCCGCCGCGCTCACCGGCATGGCCGCCGCCCTCGTCTTCGGCGTCCTCATCGGCGCCCCGACCCTGCGGCTGCGCGGCGACTACCTGGCCATCGTCACCCTCGGCTTCGGAGAGATCTTCCGGATCGTCGTCAACAACCTCGACGGCGTCAGCGGCCCCAAGGTCACCAACGGACCCAACGGCATCTCCCAGATCCCCGACCTGTCGATCTTCGGATACAACCTCGGCGACTCCCACGAGGTCGGCTCCGTCACCCTCGGCCGCTACGGCAACTACTACCTGCTGATGCTGCTCATCACCGTCATCGTGGTGCTGGTCTTCACCCGCGCCGCCGACTCCCGCATCGGCCGGTCCTGGATCGCCATCCGCGAGGACGAGACCGCCGCCACCGCCATGGGCGTCAACGGCTTCCGCGTCAAACTCGTCGCCTTCGCCCTCGGCGCCTCCCTCGCCGGCCTGGCCGGAACCGTCAGCGCCCACGTCACCTACAGCGTGGTGCCCAGCCCGTACCAGTTCTCCGGCGCCGAACCGCCCAACTCCGCCTTCCTGCTCGCCGCCGTCGTCCTCGGCGGCATGGGCACCGTCAGCGGCCCGATCCTCGGCGCCGCCCTGCTCTACCTGATCCCCCAGAAGCTGGACTTCCTGTCCCGCTACGAACTGTTCGCCTTCGGCCTCGCGCTGATCCTGATCATGCGCTTCCGGCCCGAGGGCATCATCGCGAACAAGCGCCGGCAGCTGGAGTTCCACCAGGACGAGGCCACCGCACCCGACCAGCGCCCGATGGGCGACGACACGGTCCCGGCAGCCGGCACGGCAGGGGCGTGA
- a CDS encoding branched-chain amino acid ABC transporter permease has translation MHTLPQQLANGLFIGSMYGLIAIGYTMVYGIVQLINFAHGEIYMTGAFGALAVYTNLPDGMSIWAALPLMLAGGAVVSVLIAVGAERLAYRPLRNAPRLAPLITAIGLSLALQQAVFLWYPDATSGKKFPQLPGGPYHVGDIDIQTGDIFLLVAAVVCMIALAAFVRTSRTGRAMQATAQDPDTAQLMGVDTNRIIIIAFAIGGLFAAVAGLASGLKYGQIKYDIGFQAGLKAFTAAVLGGIGNIYGAMLGGLVLGIAEACASAYISDIPGMQQLGGQGWANVWAFVLLIIVLLVRPQGLLGERVADRA, from the coding sequence GTGCACACCCTGCCGCAACAGCTGGCCAACGGGCTGTTCATCGGCTCGATGTACGGGCTCATCGCCATCGGCTACACGATGGTGTACGGCATCGTCCAGCTCATCAACTTCGCCCACGGCGAGATCTACATGACCGGCGCCTTCGGCGCGCTGGCCGTCTACACCAATCTCCCCGACGGGATGTCCATCTGGGCCGCACTGCCACTGATGCTGGCCGGCGGCGCCGTCGTGTCCGTCCTGATAGCCGTGGGCGCCGAGCGGCTGGCCTACCGGCCACTGCGCAACGCCCCCCGCCTGGCACCACTGATCACCGCCATCGGCCTCTCACTCGCCCTCCAGCAGGCCGTCTTCCTGTGGTACCCCGACGCCACCAGCGGCAAGAAGTTCCCCCAGCTGCCCGGCGGCCCCTACCACGTCGGCGACATCGACATCCAGACCGGCGACATCTTCCTGCTCGTCGCCGCCGTCGTCTGCATGATCGCGCTGGCCGCCTTCGTCCGCACCAGCCGCACCGGCCGCGCCATGCAGGCCACCGCACAGGACCCCGACACCGCGCAGCTCATGGGCGTCGACACCAACCGCATCATCATCATCGCCTTCGCCATCGGCGGCCTGTTCGCCGCCGTCGCCGGCCTCGCCTCCGGCCTCAAATACGGCCAGATCAAGTACGACATCGGCTTCCAGGCCGGCCTCAAGGCGTTCACCGCCGCCGTCCTCGGCGGCATCGGCAACATCTACGGCGCCATGCTCGGCGGCCTCGTCCTCGGCATCGCCGAGGCCTGCGCCTCCGCCTACATCTCCGACATCCCCGGCATGCAGCAGCTCGGCGGCCAGGGATGGGCCAACGTGTGGGCCTTCGTACTCCTCATCATCGTGCTGCTCGTCCGGCCCCAGGGCCTGCTCGGCGAGCGCGTCGCGGACAGGGCGTGA